GAACACGGAAGCGATGCTAACGGGTTCCGTGCACGAACATTCGCTGGTGCTTGGCTGTCGCGCGGTCGAGGCTGGGCCGGTGACCACCACCGGAGCACGTCCCGCGCAGGCGCGCCCCGCGTCGCGGCGCCTCGACCCGACCCTGCTCGCCGTCGCGGGCAGCGTCTGCATCGCGTTGTCGTCGCTGTTCATCAAGGTGTCCGGGACCAGCGGCGGCACCAGCGCGTTCTGGCGCTGCCTGTTGTCGCTGCCGGTGCTGCTGGCGCTGGTGTGGTGGGAGCGCAGGCGCGGGACGGCGCGCCGCCGGGTGCTGCTGCCGCTGCTGGCCGGGATCGGGCTGGGCGTGGACTTCGTGCTGTGGGGCGACGCCATCGGGCTCGTCGGCGCCGGCGTGGCCACGGTGATCCTGTCGGTGCAGGTGGTCATCGTGCCCGCGGTGGCGTTCCTGGTGCACGGGGAGCGGCCGTCGCGGCGGTTCCTGGCGGCCGTGCCGGTGCTGCTGTGCGGCATCGTGCTGGCGGGCGGGCTGGCCGGGACGCCCGCGTTCGGCCCGGACCCGGTGCTGGGCGCGGTGCTCGCCCTGGGCGCGGGCCTCGGCTACTCGGCCTACCTGCTGCTGGTGCGGCACAGCACCGGCCCCGGCGCGCGGGAGCACACGCTGTGCCTGGCCACGGTGTCCGCGGGCGTCGTCGCCGTGGCGATCGGCGTGCCCACCGACCGGCTGGACCTCACGCCGGGCTGGCCGGCCCTCGGGTGGCTGGCGGCGCTCGCGCTGGTCGGCCAGGTCGTCGGCTGGACGCTGATCGGCGCCGCCCTGCCGCGCCTGTCCAGCTCGACCGGCGCGACGCTGATGCTGCTGCAACCGGTGGTCGCGATCCTGCTCGGCGTCGCGCTGCTCGGCGAGCGGCCGAGCGCGCCGCAACTGGCGGGCTGCCTCGTGGTGCTCGGGTCGGTGGCGTTCGTCGGCACGGCGCGGCGCTGAACGCTCTTGAAAGTTATCGGCGGTGTCGTCGGCAACTTTTGGCGAGCCAGCCGAACCTACAGGCATCGCAGCACCTGATTGAGCGACCGCCGCCATCGCTCCCCCATCCTGCTCAACCGCCCGGTTCGCCCCCTTGAACCCGCGCCCGCCCTGCCCTCGGGCACCGGCCCGTTCCCGGCCGTGCCGGTCGTCGGCGGCTTCACGGCAACACCAGCACCACTGGCCTATTGGCGGCATGGGCGTAGGGCTCCAGCTGCATCATCGACGTCATCCAAGCCTCCGGCGGCACCACGACCACGACGACCGCCACTGACACACCCACGAACCCGGGCGGGAGCTGCACGGCGACGTTCCCGCAGAAGGTCACCGCCACCTCCAGCATGGGGGCAACCGGAACTGGCTCAGCCTGACCTGCCGGGCGGGCTGACCACTCGACGCACTCGGAAGGCCCGGGGTCTCCCCTGGGCCTTCCGGCGTGTTCGGAACGCCCGAACACCTGTTCCGAACTTTTCCGAACACCATTTCCCCTGTCATCGCCGCTATCGTCGGTGGCACCGATTCCGACCAGTTCCAAGAGGGGGCAAGTTCATGAGGGTGTCACTGTCGGGCAAATCGGCTGCGATCGCCGCCGGTTTCGTCGTGGCGGCCGGCCTGATGGGCGCGGGGAGCGCGTCGGCGAGGCCCGTTGAAGTCGGACCGCTCGCGCAGGCGTGCACGAACTTCTACATGGGCAGCGGGCACGTCAACCTGTGCAAGACCTGGGTTTGGGACGGCAACGACTACGACGGCAGGTGGTGGGTCAACGGCCCCTCGGACCTCCCCGGGGGCAGTTACCTCCAGCGGCGAGAGGACGGCGGCACGCCGATCAACTCACCGTGGTCGGGCTCTTACAACGACCGGGACGAGGTCCTGTTCAGGGTGTGCAACAGCCTGCTGGGCTGCACCGACTGGTGGTGAACTCCTCGCCACGGTGACGTGGCGCCCGGCACGCCACCGTGAGCGACCCCGAACCGCAAGAGGGGAACACGTTGTGGTACGACGATGGAAATCGGCCGGTTTCCTGGCCTTCTGCGCACTGCTCTCGTCGACGGTGGCCGTCGGACAGGCAGAAGCCCAGGCCGGCAACTGGCAGAACACCTTCACGCTCACCTACGAGCCCACCGCCGAGAAACCCGCTTTCGAAAAGATCGACGTGGGCGAAGTCCTCACTGACGCCAAGTTCCGATTGGACTCGCGACGCTCGTGCGGCGATGCGCTGCGCGGCACGAGGAACGTCAATGCGAAATACTGCTTCGACCGTTCCGACGCCAGTGTGAACAACTGGATCCCACAAGGCGTGTCGCACGTCTCCGACGCATATGACGCCGAGGCGTGGACCGACGCCGAGGGGCGCGTGTGGAAGCCGCTGCTCGTGAGCTGGTACCAGGGCCAGGGCAAGAAAACGCAGTCCCGGATCACGGTGGCCGCGCCGCGGGAAGCAGGCAGGGAGCCGGTGTACGCCCACCTGGATCTGGTCCGCGGGGCCGAACCGAGCAACGTGCCCATCCACGCGGGCGGAATCGCCTGGTACGGCCAGTACGTGTACGTGGTCGACACCTACGTGGGCATCCGGGTCTTCGACCTGGCGGACGTGCGATCCAGGCCGACGGGTGGATACGTGCTGCCCGAAACCGGGATCTGGCGCGCGAAGAACACCCAGGGCACCACCGGGGCGTGCCGGGGGAGGAACCCCAGGCCCCGGTTCTCCTCCCTGTCTGTCGAACGAACGTCCCACCGCATGCTGGTGGGCGAGTTCTGCGGCGACAGGGACAACCACAACCGCAACGGACGCCTGGTCTCCTACCAGGCCACGGGGACCCTGTTGGGCCCGCTCGCGAACGGCGCCCAGGTCAGGCCCACCGGCGCGCTGAACCTGCCGGTGAAGCACGTCCAGGGCGTCGCGTCCGACGGGCGCTGGTACTACCTCAACCAGAGCTACCGCAGGAGGCCACCGCGCAGCGCCCCGCCGAGGATGTACCGCGCCGAGCCGTCGGGGGCGAACCTGGTGGAGCGCGGGCGGACCTCCGGCGCTATCGGCGGTGAGGACCTGTCGCTCGAACGCGGTCGGGGCCTCCTGTGGTCGGTGACCGAGTTCCAGTCGCGCGGTCGCATGATCTACAACGTGTGGAGGGCGGGCTTCTGATCCACCACGAGCCGGCCGGAAAGACCGATCCCGGCCGGCTCTCCCCTCGCTCCGCGGCCCGTCCTGGCGGCGCACCGGGGTCGGGACGAGGCGGTGGGCCGGTCGTTGCTCCCCGGCCTGTTCGGAACACATCCGAACAGCACTTTCCGTTGCCCGCCGACCGGGGATCGAGCGAAGGTCCGCAAGGAGGCCGCACGACGCGCCCGTGGTGCGCCCGACACGTGACCTGGAGGATTGCGATGCGTAGAACGGCGCTGGCGGTCATGCTGGCGTTCGCGGTGCCGGCGGTGGCAGCCGCTCTTCCCGCCGAACCGGGAACGATCGCCCTGGAGTGCACCGACTCGGTTTCGGACGACGACCACATCAACGCGGCGATCTCCGCCAGCCCCGTCGGGGCGGAGATCGTCATCACCGGGCGGTGCTCGATCGACGGTGTGCTCCGCCTGCTCGGTGACCGCTCCTACCGCGGGACGTCCCGTACCGGGACCGTCATCCGGCAGGCGGACGGCGCCAACCTGCCCGCGATGGTCGCCAGCGACTCGTACCTGGACGACTCCGAGTCCTCCGGAGCGCCAGTCACGTTGCGCTCGCTGACCCTGGAGGGCAACCGGGAGGCGAATCCCCGCGCCGGCGACGGACTGGTGCTCAGGTCGTGGGCCTCGGTGGTCGAGGACGTCGTCGTGCTGGGCGCCGCTCGGCACGGGATCCGGCTGACCAACCCGTCAGCGAACGGGACGGCGTTGCGCAACACCCAGGTGAACGGCCGTATCAGCGCCAACCACCTCGTGGAGTCGGGCGGTAGTGGCATCAAGGTGGAGGATCCGGGCAACGCGATCACCGACTGGCAGTTGACCGACAACTGGATCGCCGGTGCCGGCAGAGCGGGGATCGACCTGGACAACACGGCGGGCTGGTACGTCGGGCGCAACCACGTCTACGACGTCCCCGCTGGCGCCATCGCCGCAGAGCGGCTGTTCGGCAGCAGCGTCTCGGACAACTACGTCGAGGACTTCGCCTCGTTCGGCATCAGGACCTCCGTGCAGGGGGAAGCGGCTTCGACGGTGGACAGCAACCGCGTCGTGGGGCCCAGCGGCACCGTGTCCGCGTTCGTCTCGGTGCGGGTCAACTACGGCGCCGCTGCGGTGGCGGTGACGGGCAACACCATCCGCGGTGAGGGCGGGGGGATCGGACTGGACTACCAGGCGGGTGCGGGGACCACTGCTGTGGTCGCCTCCACGGGCAACCTCGTGACCGGTGTGGCCACACCTCGGCGGGCCTCCACGGGCGTGACCGTCAGTGCAGGCGTGTGAACCTCACGCCGGGGGTGAGAGGAGTTCCACCGTGAACTCCTGGTCGGCACGGCCCGTGCACGGGCCGTGCCACAGTTCCGCGCCGTCCTCGGCCCGCTCCTCGCGCAATCCCACGCACAGGTCGGAGTGCACCGGCCGCAACCGGTACCGACCGCCGTCCACGGGGTCCAGGCGGAACAGCTGCCCGTCGCCCGCTTCGCAGTTCGGCCACGGCTCCAGCAGGTTCCGCGCCTCCCCGTGCTCCCGGACGGTGAGGCACCCGATGCCGTGTTCCGGGTGGTGCCACTCGATGTGGACCAGGTCGCGGCGGGCGGGCCGCAGGTACGTGCGCGGCAAGACCTGCGTGCACGCCCCCAGGGCCGCGATCGCCTGGCTGTAGGCGCCGGTGCGGTCGCGGCCCTCGGTGACGCAGCGGTCAGGTGCCGCCGCCGGGTGCAGCAGGGCCCAGCTGCCGACGGCGGTCAGGGGCAGACCCGGGATCGGCACGAACGCGGTGTCGGGGTCCGATGCGGGGGGCGCGCTGCTGATCACCAAGTAGACGCCCGTCAGAGCTGCCACCAGGCACAACACGACCAGCGCCAGCGCCGACGCCCGCCGCCTCGGCGGCGCGGCGGCGACCTCCGGTGCCGCTTGCCCCGCCTCGGGGAACGGCCTCGCCAACTCGGGCGCCCCGGTTTCCGAAGCCGCGGTCGCCGTGCCGAGGGCCAGCTCGTTCCGAACCCTCACCCACTGCCGGACCTCGTCGTCACCGAGCCCGCAGGCACGCACCAACGTCGTGACGAACTCCGCGCGCGGCAGGGTGGCGCGTGCCAGGGCCGTGGCCAACGTGCTGGCCGGCA
This portion of the Saccharothrix syringae genome encodes:
- a CDS encoding DMT family transporter encodes the protein MTTTGARPAQARPASRRLDPTLLAVAGSVCIALSSLFIKVSGTSGGTSAFWRCLLSLPVLLALVWWERRRGTARRRVLLPLLAGIGLGVDFVLWGDAIGLVGAGVATVILSVQVVIVPAVAFLVHGERPSRRFLAAVPVLLCGIVLAGGLAGTPAFGPDPVLGAVLALGAGLGYSAYLLLVRHSTGPGAREHTLCLATVSAGVVAVAIGVPTDRLDLTPGWPALGWLAALALVGQVVGWTLIGAALPRLSSSTGATLMLLQPVVAILLGVALLGERPSAPQLAGCLVVLGSVAFVGTARR
- a CDS encoding right-handed parallel beta-helix repeat-containing protein: MPADRGSSEGPQGGRTTRPWCARHVTWRIAMRRTALAVMLAFAVPAVAAALPAEPGTIALECTDSVSDDDHINAAISASPVGAEIVITGRCSIDGVLRLLGDRSYRGTSRTGTVIRQADGANLPAMVASDSYLDDSESSGAPVTLRSLTLEGNREANPRAGDGLVLRSWASVVEDVVVLGAARHGIRLTNPSANGTALRNTQVNGRISANHLVESGGSGIKVEDPGNAITDWQLTDNWIAGAGRAGIDLDNTAGWYVGRNHVYDVPAGAIAAERLFGSSVSDNYVEDFASFGIRTSVQGEAASTVDSNRVVGPSGTVSAFVSVRVNYGAAAVAVTGNTIRGEGGGIGLDYQAGAGTTAVVASTGNLVTGVATPRRASTGVTVSAGV
- a CDS encoding XRE family transcriptional regulator, which translates into the protein MSDDAGHESIEAPSPAGARTPAEFVAALRALRIWSGLTYRQVQSKAAALGEVLPASTLATALARATLPRAEFVTTLVRACGLGDDEVRQWVRVRNELALGTATAASETGAPELARPFPEAGQAAPEVAAAPPRRRASALALVVLCLVAALTGVYLVISSAPPASDPDTAFVPIPGLPLTAVGSWALLHPAAAPDRCVTEGRDRTGAYSQAIAALGACTQVLPRTYLRPARRDLVHIEWHHPEHGIGCLTVREHGEARNLLEPWPNCEAGDGQLFRLDPVDGGRYRLRPVHSDLCVGLREERAEDGAELWHGPCTGRADQEFTVELLSPPA